ATCGCCACCCATAGCGGCGAGAAGGCGCCGGTGAAGCCGGTGTTAACAAAGGCCATCAGCTGGTGCATCCGGTCGGCTTCCGGCGACAGAGGCGCAAAACTGATGCGCTGCTCGCTGTCTCTTGCCTCCAGCCATCTTGCGATCGCCATCGTCTCGGTCAGCACCCGCCCTGCGTCCGTGATCAGGGCCGGCGTTTCATGCCGGGCATTGATGCGGGCATAGGAAGGGTCGCGCATCTCGCTGAGCATATCGACCCGGCAGAGCGAATAGGGTTTGCCAAGCCATTCGAGGGCGGCGACAAGTCCCATCGAGCTTCCGGCCGGGAAGCCATAAACAAGAACCGGTTCCATTGGTTTGTTCTCCGTGATTTCCGCTGATCGCGCTGCGCAGCGTGGCTGGAATCTACGGATCGCGCTGCCCAAGTAAATTACGCACCTTTTTGTAACCACGAGTGATCGGATGAAAGATCTCGTCTCCCGCTGTCCCATCGAAGAAGTGATGCAGGTCATCAGCGGCCGCTGGCCCGGCCTGCTGATCTACTATCTGAAGCAGGGCACGAAACGCTTCAGTGATTTGCGCAGGGACAACCCCGCCATCTCGCACAGGATGCTCACTCGGGAGCTTCGCAAGCTGGAGGATGCCGGCATTGTCGCGCGCAGTGAATTCGAGGGATATCCGTTGCGCGTGGAATATGATCTGACGCCGGCCGGCCTCAAGCTCGTGCCGTTACTTGACGCGCTCGGTAGCTGGTGGGATGCGACTGAAGCTGGCCGCAGTCAGGGCACGTTACCGGTCCGGGTGACGGAATAATCACAACGCGAGGTACATCAGCCCTCCGGCAAGCCCGCCGCCGCCATCAATTGCATGATCCGTTCGGCCGCCTCGAGATAGACCGGGCTGCAATTCTTTCTGGGCGTCGGGACGTTTTGCACGGTCGAGCCGGGCCGCAATTCACGGCCCTTTTCCATCGCCGCTCTGGCTTCGTCAGTTTTTCCCAATTGTTGATAGGCCGCCGCCAGCAGCATATGCGTGCGACCACTGGCTGCGGTGATCGCGATCGACTTGAGTAGCCAGGGCACCGCGTCTTCGGCACGGCCCATCAGCATGTTGGCCCAGCCCGCGCCGATCATCCATGTCCAGCGCGACACCTGCGGCGTGTCGAACCGGTCCGCCTGCTTGAACGTCGCCAGCGCGTCCTCGAATCGTCCCGTTTGGATCTGCGCAAGGCCGACATGATACAGCGCGATCCCGTTCCACGGATCGAAGCTCAAGGCTCTCGCGCACGCGACAAGGCTGGCGCGAAACTGGTTGGTCGCGTTGAGGAAGCGGCAATAGGCCTCGAGCGTCGGGATATGATTGGGCTTTGCGCGCAGCGCCTGCTGCAGCATCGCGTCGGTCTTGGCCTCCGCCGCTTCGCGCTCGGGTCCGCTCAGCCACACCATC
This portion of the Bradyrhizobium sp. AZCC 2262 genome encodes:
- a CDS encoding winged helix-turn-helix transcriptional regulator, translating into MKDLVSRCPIEEVMQVISGRWPGLLIYYLKQGTKRFSDLRRDNPAISHRMLTRELRKLEDAGIVARSEFEGYPLRVEYDLTPAGLKLVPLLDALGSWWDATEAGRSQGTLPVRVTE